The proteins below come from a single Aegilops tauschii subsp. strangulata cultivar AL8/78 chromosome 6, Aet v6.0, whole genome shotgun sequence genomic window:
- the LOC109785337 gene encoding nucleobase-ascorbate transporter 6, translating into MAGGGGVGGGGGQKQDDLAPHPVKDQLPGVSYCITSPPPWPEAILLGFQHYLVMLGTTVIIPTALVPQMGGNNEDKAVVIQTLLFVAGINTLLQSFFGTRLPAVIGGSYTFVLPTISIILAGRYTNEPDPHTKFLKIMRGTQGALIVASALQIIVGFSGLWRNVARYLSPLSAAPLIALVGFGLYELGFPSVAKCVEIGLPELILLVIFAMYLPHTIHRMKSIFDRFAVLFTIPIVWLYAYLLTVGGAYRNVSPKTQFHCRTDRSGLIGGAPWIRVPYPFQWGAPTFDAGEAFAMMAASFVALVESTGSFIAVSRFASATPLPPSVLSRGIGWQGVGILLDGLFGTGNGSSVSIENAGLLALTRVGSRRVVQISAGFMIFFSILGKFGAVFASIPAPIFAALYCVFFAYVGSAGLGFLQFCNLNSFRTKFILGFSVFMGFSVPQYFNEYTSVAGFGPVHTRARWFNDMVNVLFSSKAFVGGIVAYVLDNTLHRHDGAVRKDRGYHWWDKFRSYRTDTRSEEFYSLPFNLNKFFPSV; encoded by the exons ATGGCCGGAGGTGGGGGAGTAGGCGGCGGCGGGGGACAGAAGCAGGATGATCTGGCGCCGCACCCCGTGAAGGACCAGCTGCCCGGGGTATCCTACTGCATCACGAGTCCACCACCGTGGC CGGAGGCCATTCTCCTTGGCTTTCAGCATTATCTGGTCATGCTGGGAACTACTGTTATCATACCTACTGCACTTGTTCCACAAATGGGAGGAAACAAT GAGGACAAGGCAGTTGTTATCCAGACATTGCTATTTGTGGCCGGAATCAACACCCTTCTACAGAGTTTCTTTGGTACCCGATTGCCTGCAGTGATTGGTGGATCTTACACCTTTGTTCTACCCACCATTTCGATCATACTTGCAGGACGCTACACGAACGAACCTGATCCACACACT AAATTCCTCAAAATCATGCGTGGAACACAAGGTGCTCTGATCGTTGCTTCTGCACTACAGATCATAGTTGGCTTCAGTGGCCTTTGGCGTAATGTTGCCAG ATATCTCAGTCCACTATCAGCTGCTCCTTTGATAGCGCTAGTTGGCTTTGGACTGTATGAGCTGGGTTTCCCATCG GTTGCTAAATGTGTTGAAATTGGTCTGCCTGAACTGATCCTCCTGGTGATATTCGCAATG TACCTGCCCCATACTATACATAGGATGAAGTCTATCTTCGACCGGTTTGCTGTTCTATTCACTATTCCCATAGTGTGGCTGTATGCATATCTGTTGACGGTTGGAGGAGCTTACAGGAATGTATCACCAAAGACCCAATTTCATTGCCGCACTGACCGGTCTGGACTAATTGGTGGTGCCCCCTG GATAAGAGTACCATATCCCTTCCAGTGGGGTGCTCCAACTTTTGATGCTGGCGAAGCTTTTGCCATGATGGCTGCATCATTTGTTGCTCTGGTGGAG TCTACTGGTTCCTTCATTGCTGTTTCAAGATTTGCAAGTGCCACACCTCTCCCACCCTCTGTACTTAGCCGTGGTATTGGCTGGCAG GGTGTTGGTATCCTTCTGGATGGGTTATTTGGAACTGGAAATGGATCTTCTGTATCGAT TGAAAATGCTGGGTTGCTAGCCTTGACACGTGTTGGTAGCCGAAGAGTAGTGCAAATATCAGCTGGTTTTATGATATTCTTCTCTATCCTTG GAAAATTTGGAGCTGTCTTTGCATCAATACCTGCACCCATCTTTGCAGCCCTCTACTGCGTCTTCTTTGCATACGTTG GTTCTGCTGGGCTTGGCTTCCTTCAGTTCTGCAATCTCAATAGCTTCAGGACTAAGTTCATCCTTGGGTTCTCAGTGTTCATGGGCTTTTCAGTTCCACAGTACTTCAACGAGTACACGTCCGTCGCAGGATTCGGCCCTGTACACACGCGTGCAAGATGG TTCAACGACATGGTGAATGTGCTGTTCTCGTCCAAGGCTTTCGTTGGTGGCATTGTTGCATACGTGCTGGACAACACGCTACACAGGCATGACGGCGCTGTCAGGAAAGACCGCGGATACCACTGGTGGGACAAGTTCCGGTCGTACCGGACTGACACAAGGAGCGAGGAGTTCTACTCCCTGCCGTTCAACCTCAACAAGTTCTTCCCCTCGGTTTGA